From the genome of candidate division WOR-3 bacterium:
GTGTAGCATTAGTTGAACCCAACCTAAGCCTTTCTAAATTTACCAAAAAGAATTCTCTCGGTTGATCCCCCATAAAAGTTAAAATAAACCTTCTTCCAACCACACTTACCATAACAGGAGTTTGATTTGAAATAGCCGCCTCCCTTCCGGTTTTTATAACACTTAAAAGACGTTCGGCTTCACCTTCAGCAGAAACTCTGCCGATATCTGCAAGAGAAAAAACACCTATACCCACAAGAATACCAAAAATAAGTATAACCACAAGAACTTCAATAAGAGTAAACCCCCTTTTAGGGGCTACATCAAATTTTATTTCCTTCACCCTTTCCATAATTCAACCTCCATTTTTTAAATAAGCAAAAACTGTTCCATATTAAAAAACAAAAAAAATTGTTTATTTTTTTAAAATGTGTTTCCTTTTGGTAACATATTTTTTTATAATTATATGTTAATGAAAATAAAACTGATAAACTATTTAAATATTTTTTCTCTTTTGCTATTCATAACAGGTATATTGCCCTTTTTAATTTCTGGAATAGAATTTTTGAATTATAAAAATAGATTTAATGAGTTTATAAATAGAGAAGAAAAAGAAATAATGGAATTTATAAGTGGAATTAAAAGGTGTCTTCCTTATTATATTGAATTTGTCATCTCCTACTCCAAGGAATTAAAATTTATTTATAAAAAAGAGGAGATAATTTTAGAACCGGATATAAAGAATTTAATTAATAGAAAGGAAAAAGTTTTCATTTACAAAAATAAATTTTACTTTAATAACCCTGAATATAAATTTTTAGTGAGATATGAGAAAATAGTTCCATTTTATCCTGAACTCAAAAATTCTATATTGAAGACTTTTTTTTCCTTTTTATTTTCATTTACATTTATTCTTCTTTTAATTTTGACACATAGAGTTTTAAGAGGACTTATTCTATGGACAGAGGAAAAGGGCAAAACCATTTCTGATTTCCTTTCAGAAATTCTTGATTACAGGTTTTTAAGGGAGTTTAAAGAAAAAGAAGAAAAGAAGAAATTTCTTGAAATTGCTGAAATAATCACACTTTTGTCCCACGAAATAAAAAATTCA
Proteins encoded in this window:
- a CDS encoding prepilin-type N-terminal cleavage/methylation domain-containing protein; its protein translation is MERVKEIKFDVAPKRGFTLIEVLVVILIFGILVGIGVFSLADIGRVSAEGEAERLLSVIKTGREAAISNQTPVMVSVVGRRFILTFMGDQPREFFLVNLERLRLGSTNATQGTPDAASIIESDGICFSEDGVTYDRNFLVFDRKGGAFSGSFYLTDGRRDFAVGVSSSGRIKLWRWGNGNWY
- a CDS encoding ATP-binding protein, whose translation is MKIKLINYLNIFSLLLFITGILPFLISGIEFLNYKNRFNEFINREEKEIMEFISGIKRCLPYYIEFVISYSKELKFIYKKEEIILEPDIKNLINRKEKVFIYKNKFYFNNPEYKFLVRYEKIVPFYPELKNSILKTFFSFLFSFTFILLLILTHRVLRGLILWTEEKGKTISDFLSEILDYRFLREFKEKEEKKKFLEIAEIITLLSHEIKNSLQSLLTYMKLIKIEDKIYKNIYKELNELQEILIDYEEYFVKGKEPAFEEVYISEIIEEALNDINMEGKIKVEKEIEDFKITGNRLLLKKAIINIIKNSIEAIENEGIIKIKVKKNRIIIEDTGEGMDKEVLKRATEPFFTTKSRGLGLGLSFVKKITELHKYKLKIESEKGKGTKVIIEI